One region of Bacteroidales bacterium genomic DNA includes:
- a CDS encoding ParB/RepB/Spo0J family partition protein, with protein sequence MSTKKRNSVIGRGLSSLLENPETDITSKSDVMGKYVAGAVTSIKLSQIEANPFQPRDVFDQTELQELAESLKIHGMIQPVTLRKLGFDKYQLITGERRFKAAQIAGMEEIPAYIRIADDEQMLEWALIENIHRKDLNPMEIAFSYQRLVEECNLTQEQLSQKVNSKRSTVTNYLRLLKLPEVIQKALKEEKLTMGHARAIAAMDDYKLQMQIFRMIIEKELSVRSVEKMVKDSSEKKHQKHETANEIPQKIHDAKKILSEKLHSPVDVKYNNKGKGKIVISFNSDDELNNIIEKLK encoded by the coding sequence ATGTCAACTAAAAAAAGAAACAGCGTTATAGGCAGAGGGCTAAGTTCCCTGCTTGAAAATCCTGAAACGGATATCACAAGTAAGAGTGATGTGATGGGAAAATATGTTGCCGGCGCTGTAACCAGTATTAAATTATCACAGATAGAAGCTAACCCTTTTCAACCCCGTGACGTGTTTGATCAAACCGAGCTGCAAGAGCTTGCCGAATCACTCAAAATTCACGGCATGATTCAACCTGTTACACTTCGCAAGCTGGGTTTTGACAAATACCAACTCATTACCGGCGAAAGGCGATTTAAAGCAGCACAAATAGCAGGTATGGAAGAAATTCCGGCCTACATCAGAATTGCCGATGACGAACAAATGCTCGAATGGGCGTTGATAGAAAACATACATCGCAAAGACTTAAACCCTATGGAAATCGCTTTCTCTTACCAGCGTCTGGTAGAAGAATGCAACCTTACTCAGGAACAACTCAGCCAGAAAGTGAACTCCAAACGCAGTACCGTAACAAATTACCTTCGGCTGCTCAAGCTTCCTGAAGTAATTCAAAAAGCACTGAAAGAAGAAAAATTAACTATGGGACATGCAAGAGCTATTGCTGCCATGGATGACTACAAACTCCAAATGCAGATATTCAGGATGATCATTGAAAAAGAGCTGTCTGTAAGAAGTGTTGAAAAAATGGTTAAGGATTCTTCAGAGAAAAAACACCAAAAGCACGAAACTGCAAATGAAATTCCCCAGAAAATCCATGATGCAAAAAAAATACTTTCCGAAAAACTTCATTCCCCTGTGGATGTAAAATACAATAATAAAGGTAAAGGAAAAATCGTTATTTCATTCAACTCCGATGATGAACTAAACAACATCATTGAGAAGTTGAAATAA